From the genome of Vicia villosa cultivar HV-30 ecotype Madison, WI linkage group LG2, Vvil1.0, whole genome shotgun sequence, one region includes:
- the LOC131653621 gene encoding fructose-bisphosphate aldolase, cytoplasmic isozyme 2, producing the protein MSHFKSKYHDELIANAAYIGTPGKGILAADESTGTIGKRLSSINVENVESNRQALRELLFTAPGVLQYLSGVILFEETLYQSTAAGKPFVDVLNEAGVLPGIKVDKGTVELAGTDGETTTQGLDGLGARCAKYYEAGARFAKWRAVLKIGANEPSEHSIHENAYGLARYAVICQENGLVPIVEPEILVDGSHDILKCAAITERVLAATYKALSDHHVILEGTLLKPNMVTPGSNSPKVAPEVIAEHTVKALQRTVPAAVPAVVFLSGGQSEEEASVNLNAINQFKGKKPWTLSFSFGRALQQSTLKAWGGKKENVKAAQDALLTRAKANSEATLGTYKGASNLGAGATESLHVADYKY; encoded by the coding sequence ATGTCGCACTTCAAGAGCAAGTACCATGATGAGCTTATTGCCAATGCTGCCTACATCGGCACACCTGGCAAGGGTATTCTTGCTGCTGATGAGTCAACTGGAACAATCGGTAAGCGTCTATCGAGCATCAATGTTGAGAATGTTGAATCCAACAGACAGGCTCTTCGTGAGCTTCTTTTCACTGCCCCGGGTGTTCTTCAGTACCTTAGTGGAGTTATCCTCTTTGAGGAAACCCTTTATCAAAGCACTGCTGCAGGCAAACCTTTTGTTGATGTCTTGAACGAAGCTGGTGTTCTTCCTGGTATCAAGGTTGACAAGGGTACCGTCGAACTTGCTGGAACTGATGGAGAAACCACCACTCAGGGTCTTGACGGGCTTGGTGCACGATGTGCTAAGTACTACGAAGCCGGTGCACGTTTTGCTAAATGGCGTGCCGTGCTTAAAATCGGTGCCAACGAACCATCTGAGCATTCTATCCATGAGAATGCTTACGGATTGGCCCGTTATGCAGTCATCTGCCAAGAAAACGGACTTGTCCCCATTGTTGAACCCGAGATCCTAGTTGATGGTTCACACGATATTCTCAAGTGTGCCGCCATTACCGAGCGTGTCCTTGCCGCAACTTACAAGGCCTTGAGTGATCATCATGTCATCCTTGAAGGAACTCTCTTGAAACCAAACATGGTGACCCCCGGATCCAACTCACCAAAGGTTGCACCCGAGGTTATCGCCGAGCACACCGTTAAAGCTTTGCAGAGAACCGTCCCCGCCGCAGTTCCCGCCGTTGTTTTCTTGTCTGGTGGACAGAGTGAGGAAGAGGCCAGTGTTAACCTTAATGCCATCAACCAATTCAAAGGTAAGAAGCCATGGACTCTTTCTTTCTCATTCGGAAGGGCACTTCAACAGAGTACCCTAAAGGCATGGGGTGGAAAGAAAGAAAATGTGAAGGCAGCTCAGGATGCTTTGTTGACAAGAGCTAAGGCTAACTCCGAGGCTACTCTTGGAACTTACAAGGGTGCCTCTAACCTTGGTGCTGGTGCCACAGAGAGTCTTCATGTTGCGGATTACAAGtattga
- the LOC131651090 gene encoding disease resistance protein L6-like, which translates to MTAIAECANKFKHKVFPVFYHIDPSDVRKQSGPYQKAFLLHTKKFKDDLDKVRRWRRAMIRLTALVGWHVKDMPEFEVVESVVQEVIKTLGHKLSGFDDLVGIEPRVEALKVLLKLGSKNDEFRVIGIKGMGGIGKTTLANVLYDRISCMFDACCFIENVSKTYKDGGAIAIQKQILCQAFNEINLERYSPSEVSAIIGNRLGNINVLIVLDNVDGLKQVQELAIDPKLLHPESRMITTTRDAQYIF; encoded by the exons ATGACTGCTATTGCTGAATGTGCTAATAAATTCAAACACAAAGTTTTCCCCGTTTTCTATCATATTGATCCATCGGATGTACGGAAACAAAGTGGACCTTACCAAAAAGCTTTTCTTTTACACAcgaagaaattcaaagatgatTTAGACAAGGTTAGGAGATGGAGGAGAGCTATGATTCGTTTGACTGCGTTAGTTGGTTGGCATGTCAAGGACAT GCCGGAGTTTGAAGTGGTTGAAAGTGTTGTTCAGGAAGTGATAAAAACATTAGGTCATAAATTATCTGGATTTGATGACCTTGTTGGGATTGAACCTCGAGTAGAAGCATTGAAAGTTCTTTTAAAATTAGGCTCAAAGAATGATGAATTTCGGGTTATAGGAATTAAAGGGATGGGCGGAATAGGCAAGACGACACTTGCTAATGTCTTGTATGATAGAATATCTTGTATGTTTGATGCTTGTTGTTTCATTGAGAATGTAAGCAAAACTTATAAAGACGGCGGTGCCATTGCTATTCAGAAACAAATCCTTTGTCAAGCCTTCAATGAGATAAATCTAGAGAGATATAGTCCTTCTGAAGTATCTGCGATTATAGGAAATAGACTTGGCAACATAAATGTGCTCATAGTTCTCGACAATGTCGATGGATTAAAGCAAGTACAAGAGCTGGCAATTGATCCCAAACTTCTTCACCCAGAAAGTAGAATGATCACTACAACTAGGGATGCACAATACATATTCTAA
- the LOC131653618 gene encoding uncharacterized protein LOC131653618, with product MYCTGCKLQPAQRKHLLGKLWQTSLEIEDYLRDQLSAKNTEVNYLKEHACDLDLKFKEMEDLRKEVFTLREELNISNSKQFSLIRELETKEAELELSALSVEKLDEPFSSMESQFEVETMKLDMMALEQDLFETKKVQDETLEENNRMSRLINELQGALHEAQDTIVYLNEENKEIKEKFDAANMNTRLFSQKVEDWLESKDRLQIKDQSRSKAEDTRNLHGNVDQRK from the exons ATGTATTGCACTGGTTGTAAACTTCAACCGGCACAAAGGAAACATCTATTAGGAAAGTTGTGGCAAACTTCTCTCGAAATCGAAG aTTATCTTCGGGATCAACTCAGTGCAAAAAACACGGAAGTGAACTATCTAAAAGAGCATGCTTGCGATCTTGATTTGAAGTTCAAGGAGATGGAAGATTTACGAAAAGAAGTTTTCACCTTAAGGGAGGAACTGAATATCTCCAATTCAAAGCAATTTTCTTTGATTCGTGAGCTAGAGACTAAAGAAGCGGAGTTAGAGCTATCAGCATTGTCCGTGGAGAAACTGGATGAACCATTTTCATCCATGGAGTCTCAGTTTGAAGTTGAAACTATGAAGCTTGATATGATGGCCTTGGAACAGGATTTATTTGAGACCAAGAAAGTTCAGGATGAAACTCTAGAAGAAAATAATAGAATGAGTAGATTGATTAATGAGTTACAGGGTGCATTGCATGAAGCACAAGATACTATCGTCTatttgaatgaagaaaataaggaaaTTAAAGAGAAGTTTGACGCTGCCAACATGAATACTAGATTGTTTTCTCAAAAGGTTGAAGACTGGCTGGAAAGCAAGGACAGACTGCAAATCAAGGATCAGTCGAGAAGCAAAGCAGAGGACACAAG AAATTTGCATGGAAATGTAGATCAGCGAAAATGA